One Phaseolus vulgaris cultivar G19833 chromosome 2, P. vulgaris v2.0, whole genome shotgun sequence DNA window includes the following coding sequences:
- the LOC137811332 gene encoding cyclin-D4-1-like codes for MTRNSENSSTSFDNDFECDGADGSRILHSWNHRNLDSGHEGGGRSEELACTVPQSEETVRAMVEREREHFPRVDYLQRLRSGKLDLGVRRDALDWIWKAHAYFGLGPLSFCLAVNYLDRFLSIFDLPKGVSWTVQLLAVACLSIAAKMDEIRVPQSVDLQVGEPKFVFEAKTIQKMELLVLSKLRWKMCALTPYSFIDYFLSKITCEKHPTKSSIAISVQLILSIIRGIDFLEFRPSEIAAAVAISVLGESQAKDIDKSIADLFIVEKGRVLKCVELIRDLSLNNVAAGVGSKVPHVPQSPMGVMDAAGCLSYKSDELTVGSCLNSSHDSRNPNTESSKGDGPSNGTSK; via the exons ATGACTCGCAACTCAGAGAACAGTAGCACCAGCTTCGATAATGATTTTGAATGTGATGGTGCAGATGGTTCTAGAATCTTGCATTCCTGGAACCACCGGAACCTTGATTCTGGACATGAAGGTGGTGGTAGATCGGAGGAATTAGCATGTACTGTGCCGCAGAGCGAGGAAACTGTGAGGGCTATGGTGGAGAGAGAGAGGGAGCATTTCCCGAGGGTGGATTACTTGCAGAGGCTGAGGAGTGGGAAGTTGGACTTGGGTGTTAGGAGGGATGCACTTGATTGGATTTGGAAG GCTCATGCTTATTTTGGCCTTGGACCCTTGAGTTTTTGTTTAGCTGTGAACTACTTGGATCGCTTCCTATCGATTTTTGACTTACCG AAAGGTGTAAGTTGGACTGTGCAATTGTTAGCTGTAGCTTGCTTGTCAATTGCAGCTAAAATGGACGAGATTAGAGTGCCTCAATCTGTAGATTTACAG GTTGGGGAACCAAAGTTTGTGTTTGAAGCTAAAACCATTCAAAAAATGGAACTACTGGTATTAAGCAAGTTGAGATGGAAAATGTGTGCTTTAACTCCTTATTCCTTCATAGACTACTTCCTTAGCAAGATCACTTGTGAGAAGCACCCAACAAAATCATCCATTGCAATATCAGTGCAGCTCATCCTCAGTATAATCAGAG GTATCGATTTCTTGGAATTCCGGCCTTCTGAAATTGCTGCCGCGGTGGCAATTTCTGTTTTAGGAGAATCACAAGCGAAAGATATCGATAAGTCCATTGCTGATCTCTTTATAGTGGAGAAG GGTAGAGTTCTAAAGTGTGTTGAATTGATAAGAGATTTGTCCTTGAACAATGTTGCTGCTGGTGTAGGCAGCAAGGTGCCTCATGTGCCCCAAAGTCCTATGGGGGTGATGGATGCTGCTGGCTGCTTAAGCTATAAGAGTGATGAATTAACAGTTGGATCATGTCTAAATTCTTCACATGATAGTCGAAATCCAAACACTGAGAGTAGCAAAGGAGATGGACCTTCTAATGGAACCTCCAAGTGA